AGGGCGCGGGCGTCCATCTTGCAAAGGTTGAGCTTCATGCGCAGGTTGGCGCATTCCAGATCCAGACGGTCGCCGGGCAGCACCTGGCGGCGAAACTTGACGCCGTCCAGCCCGGTGAACAGAAAGAGTTTGTTTTCCAGCCCCTCCAGGCCGGCGGCTGCCAGCAGCCCGCCGGTCTGCGCCAGCGCCTCCAGAATGAGTACGCCGGGCATGATGGGCKCGCCGGGAAAATGCCCCTGAAAGAACGGCTCGTTGATGCTTACGTTTTTGTAGGCGCGGATATGTGAGCCGGGCACGCATTCCACCACCCTGTCCACCAGCAGGAAGGGGTAGCGGTGGGGCAGCAATTGCAGAATGCGCTGAATGTCCATCTGCTGGGGCGTCTGGTCTGGCATATGGGGCTCCTTGTGAAGGTGTTGCGGGGGGGCCGGAGCGATTTCACTTTGCGCGTGCTCCGGCAACGGCATAAGCGTTGCGCAGTTGCGCCGGCGAGCGTTGCCGCGAACGGGGCCGCAAACGTCGCGGAAGGCACCTGCGCGACGGGGGCTTGCCCGTGCCGGAACGGCTGCAGCCTGGGCGCGGGCACAAAAAAGCCTCCCGGCCCGTCAGGGTCGAGAGGCCGAAAAAATCCAGATAGGCGGGGGCTACTTTTTGGCGTCCTTGCCGTCGCTT
This is a stretch of genomic DNA from Desulfovibrio legallii. It encodes these proteins:
- the fabZ gene encoding 3-hydroxyacyl-ACP dehydratase FabZ produces the protein MPDQTPQQMDIQRILQLLPHRYPFLLVDRVVECVPGSHIRAYKNVSINEPFFQGHFPGXPIMPGVLILEALAQTGGLLAAAGLEGLENKLFLFTGLDGVKFRRQVLPGDRLDLECANLRMKLNLCKMDARALVDGKLAAEARITAALGDRP